From a single Populus trichocarpa isolate Nisqually-1 chromosome 17, P.trichocarpa_v4.1, whole genome shotgun sequence genomic region:
- the LOC18107031 gene encoding uncharacterized protein LOC18107031 isoform X3, with amino-acid sequence MTRSTRKFRVFEFDEEEEDRVEKESAKFVGKFRIQKRKRNDNKKDDDASSPLTKYNFLQCFGGCTGTVKIERSNEPIDIDDGPIDVDTGGEMATLRKGKSDEVVYIDTTIIDNQCQYSVSVSARMPQEDCADKEEISQMETLITDDGPIDVDAGVAGEINTLCKGKSDEVVDIDTTILDDQCQCSVSVPAQMPQEDCAVKEEISQLDTLGIDIDDGPIDVAIGVAGETDTLRKGNSDGVVDIDATIIDDQCQYSVSVPACMPQEDCADNEISQLDTLRLSSFSNYENESVGMISDNDVSIEMSSSTSVSTPSEDEESCLTFSGSSIRMEGSTANGVKGIFNAEWNLDDLISIESEWCEMVTTAMVYLCLKSKVSEGAGNTNDASDVDKLKFSVYDPHWHEGEEAIKSLNVRYKDIWNVTSESDLEKDGNASFGHNGMFTSKPYFPFIHETFEEVIYPKGDPDAVSISKRDVELLHPETFINDTIIDFYIQYLKNKIQPDDRQRFHFFNSFFFQKLADLDKGPSNACEGRIAFQRVRKWTRKLNIFEKDYIFIPVNYSLHWSLIVICHPGEVVHSREDESGNSRKVPCILHMDSIRGSHKGLKNLIQSYLYEEWRERHNEIVDDTLSKFLHLRFVALELPQQENLYDCGLFLLHYVELFLEEAPIDFSPFKITEFSNFLSRNWFIPGEASLKRTHIQKLICEIIEDQSCTQSSDPNEQETGVEFLEEVCSAVSGPDTDMEIQVSLTAKSPISGAQRRRLEELGLNSTDLLKPGTSARFFSNGNCWQTGTLHWRTCMSPVEEAEETGERISDSLSYTEDDQLPAGLAVEFPSTSLSLKDLRSLGSSRNKKYMQLEEPYDDSSPEASISRSPKSSEIGVVGVDEDRLHSQFEGLDHQKHTDCHELSSKSTEPEEFVEGSREGNCMHNDHVTNDSPSSFHNTGNCNKLGASVDAMNTAENFLRGVQKPVIDLTSDEHTAERTKHTSDGI; translated from the exons ATGACTCGTTCGACTCGGAAGTTTAGGGTGTTCGAGttcgacgaagaagaagaagatagagtCGAGAAGGAGTCGGCGAAGTTCGTCGGCAAGTTTCGAATTCAAAAGAGAAAACGAAACGACAACAAGAAGGACGACGACGCCTCTTCTCCTCTCACTAAGTATAATTTCCTCCAGTGCt ttGGAGGATGTACTGGGACTGTGAAAATAGAAAGAAGCAATGAACCTATTGATATAGATGATGGACCAATTGATGTTGACACTGGAG GAGAGATGGCTACTTTACGCAAGGGAAAGAGCGATGAAGTAGTATATATTGATACAACCATTATAGACAATCAATGCCAATATTCTGTTTCAGTTTCTGCTCGCATGCCACAAGAAGATTGTGCTGACAAAGAGGAGATTTCTCAGATGGAAACCCTTATTACAGATGATGGGCCAATTGATGTTGACGCTGGAG TTGCAGGAGAGATCAATACTTTATGCAAGGGAAAGAGTGATGAAGTAGTTGATATTGACACAACCATTTTGGACGATCAGTGTCAATGTTCTGTTTCAGTTCCTGCTCAAATGCCACAAGAAGATTGTGCTGTCAAGGAGGAGATTTCTCAGCTGGATACCCTTGGGATTGATATAGATGATGGACCAATTGATGTTGCCATTGGAG TTGCTGGAGAGACCGATACTTTACGCAAGGGAAATAGTGATGGAGTAGTAGATATTGATGCAACCATTATAGATGATCAATGCCAATATTCTGTTTCAGTTCCCGCTTGCATGCCACAAGAAGATTGTGCTGACAACGAGATTTCTCAGCTGGATACCCTTAGGTTAtctagtttttcaaattatgAG AATGAGTCAGTTGGTATGATTTCAGATAATGATGTCAGCATTGAAATGAGCTCGTCAACTTCTGTCTCTACTCCCTCAGAAGATGAAG AGTCTTGCTTAACTTTCTCAGGAAGCAGCATCAGAATGGAGGGTTCTACTGCAAATGGGGTCAAGGGAATATTTAATGCTGAGTGGAATCTTGACGATCTTATTAGTATTGAGTCAGAATGGTGTGAGATG GTTACAACTGCTATGGTTTATCTCTGCCTTAAATCAAAGGTTTCTGAAGGAGCTGGAAATACAAATGATGCTTCAG ATGTGGACAAGTTGAAGTTTTCAGTTTATGATCCTCATTGgcatgaaggagaagaagcaaTTAAATCATTGAATGTCAGATACAAGGATATCTGGAATGTTACTTCTGA ATCTGATTTGGAGAAGGATGGGAATGCCTCTTTTGGGCACAATGGCATGTTCACCTCAAAGCCTTATTTTCCTTT TATTCATGAAACATTCGAAGAGGTTATTTATCCTAAAGGTGATCCTGATGCTGTTTCAATTAGTAAGCGAGATGTAGAGCTTCTACATCCTGAGACATTCATCAATGATACCATCATTGACTTTTATATCCA atatttgaagaataaaattcagCCAGATGACAGGCAAAGGTTCCACTTCttcaatagttttttctttcagaaGCTTGCTGATCTAGACAAGGGCCCATCTAATGCTTGTGAAGGCAGGATAGCATTTCAACGTGTTCGTAAATGGACAAGAAAGTTGAATATTTTCGAGAAGGATTACATTTTTATTCCTGTAAATTACAG TCTTCACTGGAGTTTGATTGTCATTTGTCATCCTGGTGAAGTGGTTCATTCCAGAG AGGATGAAAGTGGAAATTCAAGGAAAGTACCATGCATTTTGCACATGGATTCCATTAGAGGAAGTCATAAGGGCCTCAAGAATCTTATTCAAAG TTATCTCTATGAAGAGTGGAGAGAAAGGCATAATGAGATTGTGGATGACACATTGTCAAAGTTCTTACATTTACGGTTTGTCGCACTTGAG CTACCGCAGCAGGAAAATTTGTATGACTGTGGCCTGTTCTTACTCCATTATGTGGAGCTTTTTCTTGAAGAAGCTCCAATTGATTTCAGTCCTTTTAAGATAACAGAGTTTTCAAACTTT CTTAGTAGAAATTGGTTTATACCTGGGGAGGCCTCACTGAAAAGGACACACATCCAGAAATTGATCTGTGAAATCATTGAAGATCAGTCTTGTACTCAATCTTCTGATCCAAATGAGCAAGAAACTGGAGTTGAGTTCCTTGAGGAGGTATGCAGTGCAGTATCTGGTCCTGATACTGATATGGAGATTCAGGTTTCACTCACAGCAAAATCTCCAATCAGTGGTGCACAGCGACGAAGACTTGAAGAACTAGGATTGAATTCCACGGATTTGCTCAAACCAGGAACTAGTGCAAGGTTTTTTTCCAATGGAAATTGCTGGCAGACAGGAACACTTCATTGGAGGACTTGCATGTCACCTGTGGAG GAAGCTGAGGAAACCGGCGAACGAATCTCTGATTCATTGTCATACACAGAAGATGATCAGCTACCTGCTGGCTTGGCAGTGGAATTTCCCTCAACCTCACTTTCTCTCAAAGACCTTAGATCTCTCGGTTCAtctaggaataaaaaatacatgcagCTTGAGGAACCTTATGACGACTCCAGTCCAGAAGCATCTATCAGTAGATCCCCGAAATCATCAGAGATAGGGGTGGTAGGGGTTGATGAAGATCGTTTGCATTCACAGTTTGAGGGATTAGACCATCAAAAACACACAGATTGCCATGAACTTTCTTCAAAATCAACCGAGCCTGAGGAATTTGTTGAGGGCTCTCGAGAGGGAAACTGCATGCACAATGACCATGTGACTAATGATTCGCCATCATCCTTTCATAACACTGGCAATTGCAATAAACTTGGCGCATCAGTTGACGCGATGAACACTGCTGAAAACTTTTTGAGAGGAGTCCAAAAACCTGTTATCGATTTGACATCTGATGAACATACTGCAGAGAGGACAAAGCATACATCTGACGGCATTTGA
- the LOC18107031 gene encoding probable ubiquitin-like-specific protease 2B isoform X1, with amino-acid sequence MTRSTRKFRVFEFDEEEEDRVEKESAKFVGKFRIQKRKRNDNKKDDDASSPLTKYNFLQCFGGCTGTVKIERSNEPIDIDDGPIDVDTGGEMATLRKGKSDEVVYIDTTIIDNQCQYSVSVSARMPQEDCADKEEISQMETLITDDGPIDVDAGVAGEINTLCKGKSDEVVDIDTTILDDQCQCSVSVPAQMPQEDCAVKEEISQLDTLGIDIDDGPIDVAIGVAGETDTLRKGNSDGVVDIDATIIDDQCQYSVSVPACMPQEDCADNEISQLDTLRLSSFSNYENESVGMISDNDVSIEMSSSTSVSTPSEDEVPSGNQVLECASLGHKIDYTNYTVAVFPDYILCGDIYGTESCLTFSGSSIRMEGSTANGVKGIFNAEWNLDDLISIESEWCEMVTTAMVYLCLKSKVSEGAGNTNDASDVDKLKFSVYDPHWHEGEEAIKSLNVRYKDIWNVTSESDLEKDGNASFGHNGMFTSKPYFPFIHETFEEVIYPKGDPDAVSISKRDVELLHPETFINDTIIDFYIQYLKNKIQPDDRQRFHFFNSFFFQKLADLDKGPSNACEGRIAFQRVRKWTRKLNIFEKDYIFIPVNYSLHWSLIVICHPGEVVHSREDESGNSRKVPCILHMDSIRGSHKGLKNLIQSYLYEEWRERHNEIVDDTLSKFLHLRFVALELPQQENLYDCGLFLLHYVELFLEEAPIDFSPFKITEFSNFLSRNWFIPGEASLKRTHIQKLICEIIEDQSCTQSSDPNEQETGVEFLEEVCSAVSGPDTDMEIQVSLTAKSPISGAQRRRLEELGLNSTDLLKPGTSARFFSNGNCWQTGTLHWRTCMSPVEEAEETGERISDSLSYTEDDQLPAGLAVEFPSTSLSLKDLRSLGSSRNKKYMQLEEPYDDSSPEASISRSPKSSEIGVVGVDEDRLHSQFEGLDHQKHTDCHELSSKSTEPEEFVEGSREGNCMHNDHVTNDSPSSFHNTGNCNKLGASVDAMNTAENFLRGVQKPVIDLTSDEHTAERTKHTSDGI; translated from the exons ATGACTCGTTCGACTCGGAAGTTTAGGGTGTTCGAGttcgacgaagaagaagaagatagagtCGAGAAGGAGTCGGCGAAGTTCGTCGGCAAGTTTCGAATTCAAAAGAGAAAACGAAACGACAACAAGAAGGACGACGACGCCTCTTCTCCTCTCACTAAGTATAATTTCCTCCAGTGCt ttGGAGGATGTACTGGGACTGTGAAAATAGAAAGAAGCAATGAACCTATTGATATAGATGATGGACCAATTGATGTTGACACTGGAG GAGAGATGGCTACTTTACGCAAGGGAAAGAGCGATGAAGTAGTATATATTGATACAACCATTATAGACAATCAATGCCAATATTCTGTTTCAGTTTCTGCTCGCATGCCACAAGAAGATTGTGCTGACAAAGAGGAGATTTCTCAGATGGAAACCCTTATTACAGATGATGGGCCAATTGATGTTGACGCTGGAG TTGCAGGAGAGATCAATACTTTATGCAAGGGAAAGAGTGATGAAGTAGTTGATATTGACACAACCATTTTGGACGATCAGTGTCAATGTTCTGTTTCAGTTCCTGCTCAAATGCCACAAGAAGATTGTGCTGTCAAGGAGGAGATTTCTCAGCTGGATACCCTTGGGATTGATATAGATGATGGACCAATTGATGTTGCCATTGGAG TTGCTGGAGAGACCGATACTTTACGCAAGGGAAATAGTGATGGAGTAGTAGATATTGATGCAACCATTATAGATGATCAATGCCAATATTCTGTTTCAGTTCCCGCTTGCATGCCACAAGAAGATTGTGCTGACAACGAGATTTCTCAGCTGGATACCCTTAGGTTAtctagtttttcaaattatgAG AATGAGTCAGTTGGTATGATTTCAGATAATGATGTCAGCATTGAAATGAGCTCGTCAACTTCTGTCTCTACTCCCTCAGAAGATGAAG TTCCATCAGGAAACCAAGTGCTAGAGTGTGCTTCTCTTGGACATAAAATT GATTACACAAATTATACAGTTGCTGTTTTTCCTGACTATATTCTATGTGGCGACATATATGGTACAGAGTCTTGCTTAACTTTCTCAGGAAGCAGCATCAGAATGGAGGGTTCTACTGCAAATGGGGTCAAGGGAATATTTAATGCTGAGTGGAATCTTGACGATCTTATTAGTATTGAGTCAGAATGGTGTGAGATG GTTACAACTGCTATGGTTTATCTCTGCCTTAAATCAAAGGTTTCTGAAGGAGCTGGAAATACAAATGATGCTTCAG ATGTGGACAAGTTGAAGTTTTCAGTTTATGATCCTCATTGgcatgaaggagaagaagcaaTTAAATCATTGAATGTCAGATACAAGGATATCTGGAATGTTACTTCTGA ATCTGATTTGGAGAAGGATGGGAATGCCTCTTTTGGGCACAATGGCATGTTCACCTCAAAGCCTTATTTTCCTTT TATTCATGAAACATTCGAAGAGGTTATTTATCCTAAAGGTGATCCTGATGCTGTTTCAATTAGTAAGCGAGATGTAGAGCTTCTACATCCTGAGACATTCATCAATGATACCATCATTGACTTTTATATCCA atatttgaagaataaaattcagCCAGATGACAGGCAAAGGTTCCACTTCttcaatagttttttctttcagaaGCTTGCTGATCTAGACAAGGGCCCATCTAATGCTTGTGAAGGCAGGATAGCATTTCAACGTGTTCGTAAATGGACAAGAAAGTTGAATATTTTCGAGAAGGATTACATTTTTATTCCTGTAAATTACAG TCTTCACTGGAGTTTGATTGTCATTTGTCATCCTGGTGAAGTGGTTCATTCCAGAG AGGATGAAAGTGGAAATTCAAGGAAAGTACCATGCATTTTGCACATGGATTCCATTAGAGGAAGTCATAAGGGCCTCAAGAATCTTATTCAAAG TTATCTCTATGAAGAGTGGAGAGAAAGGCATAATGAGATTGTGGATGACACATTGTCAAAGTTCTTACATTTACGGTTTGTCGCACTTGAG CTACCGCAGCAGGAAAATTTGTATGACTGTGGCCTGTTCTTACTCCATTATGTGGAGCTTTTTCTTGAAGAAGCTCCAATTGATTTCAGTCCTTTTAAGATAACAGAGTTTTCAAACTTT CTTAGTAGAAATTGGTTTATACCTGGGGAGGCCTCACTGAAAAGGACACACATCCAGAAATTGATCTGTGAAATCATTGAAGATCAGTCTTGTACTCAATCTTCTGATCCAAATGAGCAAGAAACTGGAGTTGAGTTCCTTGAGGAGGTATGCAGTGCAGTATCTGGTCCTGATACTGATATGGAGATTCAGGTTTCACTCACAGCAAAATCTCCAATCAGTGGTGCACAGCGACGAAGACTTGAAGAACTAGGATTGAATTCCACGGATTTGCTCAAACCAGGAACTAGTGCAAGGTTTTTTTCCAATGGAAATTGCTGGCAGACAGGAACACTTCATTGGAGGACTTGCATGTCACCTGTGGAG GAAGCTGAGGAAACCGGCGAACGAATCTCTGATTCATTGTCATACACAGAAGATGATCAGCTACCTGCTGGCTTGGCAGTGGAATTTCCCTCAACCTCACTTTCTCTCAAAGACCTTAGATCTCTCGGTTCAtctaggaataaaaaatacatgcagCTTGAGGAACCTTATGACGACTCCAGTCCAGAAGCATCTATCAGTAGATCCCCGAAATCATCAGAGATAGGGGTGGTAGGGGTTGATGAAGATCGTTTGCATTCACAGTTTGAGGGATTAGACCATCAAAAACACACAGATTGCCATGAACTTTCTTCAAAATCAACCGAGCCTGAGGAATTTGTTGAGGGCTCTCGAGAGGGAAACTGCATGCACAATGACCATGTGACTAATGATTCGCCATCATCCTTTCATAACACTGGCAATTGCAATAAACTTGGCGCATCAGTTGACGCGATGAACACTGCTGAAAACTTTTTGAGAGGAGTCCAAAAACCTGTTATCGATTTGACATCTGATGAACATACTGCAGAGAGGACAAAGCATACATCTGACGGCATTTGA
- the LOC18107031 gene encoding probable ubiquitin-like-specific protease 2B isoform X2 yields the protein MTRSTRKFRVFEFDEEEEDRVEKESAKFVGKFRIQKRKRNDNKKDDDASSPLTKYNFLQCFGGCTGTVKIERSNEPIDIDDGPIDVDTGGEMATLRKGKSDEVVYIDTTIIDNQCQYSVSVSARMPQEDCADKEEISQMETLITDDGPIDVDAGVAGEINTLCKGKSDEVVDIDTTILDDQCQCSVSVPAQMPQEDCAVKEEISQLDTLGIDIDDGPIDVAIGVAGETDTLRKGNSDGVVDIDATIIDDQCQYSVSVPACMPQEDCADNEISQLDTLRLSSFSNYENESVGMISDNDVSIEMSSSTSVSTPSEDEVPSGNQVLECASLGHKIDYTNYTVAVFPDYILCGDIYGTESCLTFSGSSIRMEGSTANGVKGIFNAEWNLDDLISIESEWCEMVTTAMVYLCLKSKVSEGAGNTNDASDVDKLKFSVYDPHWHEGEEAIKSLNVRYKDIWNVTSESDLEKDGNASFGHNGMFTSKPYFPFIHETFEEVIYPKGDPDAVSISKRDVELLHPETFINDTIIDFYIQYLKNKIQPDDRQRFHFFNSFFFQKLADLDKGPSNACEGRIAFQRVRKWTRKLNIFEKDYIFIPVNYSLHWSLIVICHPGEVVHSREDESGNSRKVPCILHMDSIRGSHKGLKNLIQSYLYEEWRERHNEIVDDTLSKFLHLRFVALELPQQENLYDCGLFLLHYVELFLEEAPIDFSPFKITEFSNFLSRNWFIPGEASLKRTHIQKLICEIIEDQSCTQSSDPNEQETGVEFLEEVCSAVSGPDTDMEIQVSLTAKSPISGAQRRRLEELGLNSTDLLKPGTSARFFSNGNCWQTGTLHWRTCMSPVEEAEETGERISDSLSYTEDDQLPAGLAVEFPSTSLSLKDLRSLGSSRNKKYMQLEEPYDDSSPEASISRSPKSSEIGVVGVDEDRLHSQFEGLDHQKHTDCHELSSKSTEPEEFVEGSREGNCMHNDHVTNDSPSSFHNTGNCNKLGASVDAMNTAENFLRGVQKPVIDLTSDEHTAERTKHTSDGI from the exons ATGACTCGTTCGACTCGGAAGTTTAGGGTGTTCGAGttcgacgaagaagaagaagatagagtCGAGAAGGAGTCGGCGAAGTTCGTCGGCAAGTTTCGAATTCAAAAGAGAAAACGAAACGACAACAAGAAGGACGACGACGCCTCTTCTCCTCTCACTAAGTATAATTTCCTCCAGTGCt ttGGAGGATGTACTGGGACTGTGAAAATAGAAAGAAGCAATGAACCTATTGATATAGATGATGGACCAATTGATGTTGACACTGGAG GAGAGATGGCTACTTTACGCAAGGGAAAGAGCGATGAAGTAGTATATATTGATACAACCATTATAGACAATCAATGCCAATATTCTGTTTCAGTTTCTGCTCGCATGCCACAAGAAGATTGTGCTGACAAAGAGGAGATTTCTCAGATGGAAACCCTTATTACAGATGATGGGCCAATTGATGTTGACGCTGGAG TTGCAGGAGAGATCAATACTTTATGCAAGGGAAAGAGTGATGAAGTAGTTGATATTGACACAACCATTTTGGACGATCAGTGTCAATGTTCTGTTTCAGTTCCTGCTCAAATGCCACAAGAAGATTGTGCTGTCAAGGAGGAGATTTCTCAGCTGGATACCCTTGGGATTGATATAGATGATGGACCAATTGATGTTGCCATTGGAG TTGCTGGAGAGACCGATACTTTACGCAAGGGAAATAGTGATGGAGTAGTAGATATTGATGCAACCATTATAGATGATCAATGCCAATATTCTGTTTCAGTTCCCGCTTGCATGCCACAAGAAGATTGTGCTGACAACGAGATTTCTCAGCTGGATACCCTTAGGTTAtctagtttttcaaattatgAG AATGAGTCAGTTGGTATGATTTCAGATAATGATGTCAGCATTGAAATGAGCTCGTCAACTTCTGTCTCTACTCCCTCAGAAGATGAAG TTCCATCAGGAAACCAAGTGCTAGAGTGTGCTTCTCTTGGACATAAAATT GATTACACAAATTATACAGTTGCTGTTTTTCCTGACTATATTCTATGTGGCGACATATATGGTACAGAGTCTTGCTTAACTTTCTCAGGAAGCAGCATCAGAATGGAGGGTTCTACTGCAAATGGGGTCAAGGGAATATTTAATGCTGAGTGGAATCTTGACGATCTTATTAGTATTGAGTCAGAATGGTGTGAGATG GTTACAACTGCTATGGTTTATCTCTGCCTTAAATCAAAGGTTTCTGAAGGAGCTGGAAATACAAATGATGCTTCAG ATGTGGACAAGTTGAAGTTTTCAGTTTATGATCCTCATTGgcatgaaggagaagaagcaaTTAAATCATTGAATGTCAGATACAAGGATATCTGGAATGTTACTTCTGA ATCTGATTTGGAGAAGGATGGGAATGCCTCTTTTGGGCACAATGGCATGTTCACCTCAAAGCCTTATTTTCCTTT TATTCATGAAACATTCGAAGAGGTTATTTATCCTAAAGGTGATCCTGATGCTGTTTCAATTAGTAAGCGAGATGTAGAGCTTCTACATCCTGAGACATTCATCAATGATACCATCATTGACTTTTATATCCA atatttgaagaataaaattcagCCAGATGACAGGCAAAGGTTCCACTTCttcaatagttttttctttcagaaGCTTGCTGATCTAGACAAGGGCCCATCTAATGCTTGTGAAGGCAGGATAGCATTTCAACGTGTTCGTAAATGGACAAGAAAGTTGAATATTTTCGAGAAGGATTACATTTTTATTCCTGTAAATTACAG TCTTCACTGGAGTTTGATTGTCATTTGTCATCCTGGTGAAGTGGTTCATTCCAGAG AGGATGAAAGTGGAAATTCAAGGAAAGTACCATGCATTTTGCACATGGATTCCATTAGAGGAAGTCATAAGGGCCTCAAGAATCTTATTCAAAG TTATCTCTATGAAGAGTGGAGAGAAAGGCATAATGAGATTGTGGATGACACATTGTCAAAGTTCTTACATTTACGGTTTGTCGCACTTGAG CTACCGCAGCAGGAAAATTTGTATGACTGTGGCCTGTTCTTACTCCATTATGTGGAGCTTTTTCTTGAAGAAGCTCCAATTGATTTCAGTCCTTTTAAGATAACAGAGTTTTCAAACTTT CTTAGTAGAAATTGGTTTATACCTGGGGAGGCCTCACTGAAAAGGACACACATCCAGAAATTGATCTGTGAAATCATTGAAGATCAGTCTTGTACTCAATCTTCTGATCCAAATGAGCAAGAAACTGGAGTTGAGTTCCTTGAGGAGGTATGCAGTGCAGTATCTGGTCCTGATACTGATATGGAGATTCAGGTTTCACTCACAGCAAAATCTCCAATCAGTGGTGCACAGCGACGAAGACTTGAAGAACTAGGATTGAATTCCACGGATTTGCTCAAACCAGGAACTAGTGCAAGGTTTTTTTCCAATGGAAATTGCTGGCAGACAGGAACACTTCATTGGAGGACTTGCATGTCACCTGTGGAG GAAGCTGAGGAAACCGGCGAACGAATCTCTGATTCATTGTCATACACAGAAGATGATCAGCTACCTGCTGGCTTGGCAGTGGAATTTCCCTCAACCTCACTTTCTCTCAAAGACCTTAGATCTCTCGGTTCAtctaggaataaaaaatacatgcagCTTGAGGAACCTTATGACGACTCCAGTCCAGAAGCATCTATCAGTAGATCCCCGAAATCATCAGAGATAGGGGTGGTAGGGGTTGATGAAGATCGTTTGCATTCACAGTTTGAGGGATTAGACCATCAAAAACACACAGATTGCCATGAACTTTCTTCAAAATCAACCGAGCCTGAGGAATTTGTTGAGGGCTCTCGAGAGGGAAACTGCATGCACAATGACCATGTGACTAATGATTCGCCATCATCCTTTCATAACACTGGCAATTGCAATAAACTTGGCGCATCAGTTGACGCGATGAACACTGCTGAAAACTTTTTGAGAGGAGTCCAAAAAC